Within Mucilaginibacter inviolabilis, the genomic segment ATAGTTTTTTTTGGCGTTACCTGCAATTGCAGTAATGTGGTGGATGCCGTTTATTGTATTTTCCATTATCTTCCTTTCGTGATCAAAAATTAATAATTGTTTTAATTGATGATTCAAAGTTACCGTGTAAAACAAGGTTTACACTTAATGTAGGATAAGAAATAAAAGGGAGATTTGGAGCAAGGATCGAGACGACTCACCCCGACATCGCTGCGCTTGTCACCCCTCTCTCCGCTTCGCGCATAGAGGGGATCTTTTTCACCCTCTTTCCGGCGAAGCCGAAGAGAGGGTCGTCCAACGAAGTGCAGACGGGGTGAGTCTAGACCGCGTTTCTCGGCATGTAAATAATAATGAAAGTTCCTATCAAGGCTACTAACGCACCGATGATATCATATTTATCCGGACGAAAACCATCCACTTTCCAGGCCCAGAGCAGGGCCAATACAATAAATATACCGCCATACGTAGCATATACCCTACCAAAGTTTGCGGTTTGCCAGGTGGCTACCACACCGTAAAGGGCCAGTATTACACCGCCTAAAAGGCCATACCACCATGGTTTGCCTTCTTTTAACCATTGCCAAACCAGGTAACCGCCGCCTATTTCAAAAAGGCCGGCCAGGATAAAAATGAGTAGTGATCTGATAACGGTCATTATCCTTCTGCTTTGGTACTGAACAGAAACACCGCCGATTCGCCCAGGATCACCTGGTCGCCTTCGCTCATAGGGTGACCGATCTGCGTAGAATTCAGCTTAATCATTTTCCCATCAGCAGCAATATGGATTTTAGTTTTGTTACGGGGAGGCACACCACCTTCATCAGCAAATATCATGAAGCATTCCGAGTCTTTATTCCATTCAATATGGGCGTGCTGTCTGCTAATGAATTTATTGCTTTCATCTTTGCTGTCAGCCGGGAACACCAATTTGTTTAGCCGGAAAGAACCATTATCGGTTACCGCTTTTTTATCGCGACCGATGTTTATTTTATCGTCGGTGGCCTTGATCATGTATTCCTCCTGCTCGGCTTCCCCATTCAATATCCGGATATAAGCTACTGCTGATGACGCGTTATGCATTACCTGCCGGCGGGTGTGCATCAGGAATGCAGCATCCAGGTCCGGAATAGAGTTTGCTTCCGGAGGTAACTCATCCACAAATTCCACCTCAATTGTCCAATCAGATGGTAAGTCAAGCGCATAATCATCGGCAATTTTTTGCACCTCGTTTCTGAATTTTTCTTTCTCGTGAATATAAACTGCGCCTTCATACAAGTGCTTGTCCTCGGCACTTGTTGCTATATAGAGCAGCAGCTCCTTGATATGCCCACCCTCGCCACCTTCTACTTTTTGTAACGACTCTTTGATAAAACGCAAAAGGGCATCGCGCAGACTTTTCACATCCCAATCGCGTTTCTCGCCCTTATTTCTGAATAATTTAAATGCCATATTTCCTTTTTTTGAGTAAGGATTTTGGGATCGAGGAACAAAGATTTTTGAACGATACAAAATACTTTTACAGTTCTGTCTTTACTCCTCGATCCCAAAATCCTTTATCTAAAAATCTTTACTCCTTGTTCCAAAAATCATTGTTCCAAAAGCTTCCTTACTGCGTGGTATCCCCCGGAAAATTTATTTCCTCAGGCGCTTCCACTTTTTCACGAGCTACCACTTTTTCAGGCTCGAGACTTTTCATGTAACCTTTTTTCAATAACAGCGGGATGATGTGATTTCCAGCCAGCCGAACAGCATCTGATGAACCCCGGGTTGATTCTATCCGGATACAAACCACCATATTGCCTGTGCCTTTAGCCTCGGGGGCAAAAAACACATACCAACCATCATTCACGCTTTTATTTTTTACAATACGCTCTGGCGTACCGCTTTTACCGGCCACCGCTATGTGCAATATAGGCACTTTTGGTGCACTTTGCGCTATCATATATTGTTTCAGCAAAGCTGCATATTCCGGCTTTTCGGCTAGCTTAAAGGCTGGCTTTACTGCTATTGCCGTGTCATTGACCTTGAGCACAAAACGGTTAGGGTGCAACATCCCCTCATTAGCTACGCCCGATATGAGTCGGGCAACAGCCGCCGGGGTCGCAATCAATTCGCCTTGTCCCCAGGCCATACCCGAGATGCCTTTGGCCCTGGTTTTATGGATATTGTTAGGATCATAACGGGGTTTGGTGTTAAACTCGGTTTTGCGCCAAAGATTACGCCATTTTTCTTCCTGCTCATCATTTTCGGGTGGTTTATTATAATAATAACCGCCTACGCCATGCAAAAACATACCCGTTTTCATATACAGGTTACCCATATACTCTT encodes:
- a CDS encoding FHA domain-containing protein; this encodes MAFKLFRNKGEKRDWDVKSLRDALLRFIKESLQKVEGGEGGHIKELLLYIATSAEDKHLYEGAVYIHEKEKFRNEVQKIADDYALDLPSDWTIEVEFVDELPPEANSIPDLDAAFLMHTRRQVMHNASSAVAYIRILNGEAEQEEYMIKATDDKINIGRDKKAVTDNGSFRLNKLVFPADSKDESNKFISRQHAHIEWNKDSECFMIFADEGGVPPRNKTKIHIAADGKMIKLNSTQIGHPMSEGDQVILGESAVFLFSTKAEG
- a CDS encoding YnfA family protein, whose translation is MTVIRSLLIFILAGLFEIGGGYLVWQWLKEGKPWWYGLLGGVILALYGVVATWQTANFGRVYATYGGIFIVLALLWAWKVDGFRPDKYDIIGALVALIGTFIIIYMPRNAV